A window from Symbiopectobacterium purcellii encodes these proteins:
- the purB gene encoding adenylosuccinate lyase — protein MELSSLTAVSPIDGRYGDKVSTLRAIFSEFGLLKFRVQVEVRWLQKLAACAEIKEVPAFDADANAFLDKIVAEFNETDAARIKTIERTTNHDVKAVEYFLKEKVAAVPSLHAVNEFIHFACTSEDINNLSHALMLDCARREVILPFWRQIIDALKTLAQQYRDIPLLCRTHGQPATPSTIGKEFANVVYRMERQYRQLQQVEILGKINGAVGNYNAHLAAYPTLDWHAFSESFVTSLGIQWNPYTTQIEPHDYIAELFDCVARFNTILIDFDRDIWGYIALNHFKQKTIAGEIGSSTMPHKVNPIDFENSEGNLGLANAVLGHLATKLPVSRWQRDLTDSTVLRNLGVGIGYALIAYQATLKGISKLEVNRDRLLDELDSNWEVLAEPIQTVMRRYGIEKPYEKLKELTRGKRIDGTGIQAFIDSLALPEEEKTRLKAMTPASYIGHAVTLVDTLK, from the coding sequence TGAAATTTCGTGTGCAGGTTGAAGTCCGCTGGCTGCAAAAATTGGCAGCCTGTGCAGAAATCAAGGAAGTTCCTGCATTTGACGCCGACGCAAACGCTTTCCTTGATAAAATTGTCGCAGAATTCAATGAAACTGACGCCGCGCGAATCAAAACCATCGAACGTACGACCAATCATGACGTGAAAGCCGTGGAGTATTTTCTCAAGGAAAAAGTCGCGGCAGTGCCTAGCCTGCACGCCGTCAATGAATTTATCCATTTCGCCTGTACGTCAGAAGATATTAACAACCTGTCTCATGCCTTGATGCTGGATTGCGCACGTCGTGAGGTGATTTTGCCGTTCTGGCGTCAAATCATTGATGCCCTTAAAACGTTGGCGCAGCAGTATCGCGACATTCCCCTGCTCTGCCGTACCCACGGTCAGCCTGCAACGCCGTCGACTATCGGCAAAGAGTTCGCTAACGTGGTTTACCGCATGGAGCGCCAATATCGCCAACTGCAACAGGTCGAAATTCTTGGCAAAATCAATGGCGCAGTCGGTAACTACAACGCGCATTTGGCCGCTTATCCAACACTGGACTGGCACGCATTCAGCGAAAGCTTTGTTACCTCGCTGGGTATCCAGTGGAATCCCTACACCACACAGATCGAACCGCACGACTACATCGCGGAACTGTTTGATTGCGTAGCCCGCTTCAATACCATTCTGATCGATTTCGATCGGGATATCTGGGGCTATATTGCACTGAATCACTTCAAGCAGAAAACCATCGCGGGTGAAATTGGTTCTTCCACAATGCCGCACAAGGTAAACCCGATCGACTTCGAAAATTCCGAAGGTAATCTGGGGTTGGCCAATGCTGTGCTGGGCCATTTGGCGACCAAGTTACCCGTGTCACGCTGGCAGCGTGATTTAACCGATTCCACCGTACTTCGTAATCTGGGTGTAGGCATCGGTTATGCGCTAATCGCTTATCAAGCTACACTGAAGGGCATTAGCAAACTGGAAGTGAACCGCGATCGTCTGCTGGATGAACTGGACAGCAATTGGGAAGTGCTGGCAGAACCTATCCAAACGGTCATGCGCCGTTATGGCATTGAGAAGCCTTACGAGAAGCTGAAAGAACTGACGCGTGGAAAACGCATTGACGGTACAGGCATTCAGGCCTTTATCGACAGCCTCGCACTGCCAGAGGAAGAAAAAACACGCCTCAAGGCAATGACGCCTGCGAGCTATATTGGTCACGCAGTGACGCTGGTAGACACGTTAAAGTAA
- the phoP gene encoding two-component system response regulator PhoP, protein MRVLVVEDNVLLRHHLTVQMKEMGHQVDAAADAKEADYFLHEHAPDIAILDLGLPVEDGMTLIRRWRNQQVKLPILVLTARESWQDKVAVLEAGADDYVTKPFHLEEVVARMQALMRRNSGLASQLISLPPFEIDLSRRELMVAGTPIKLTAFEYTIIETLIRNNGKVVSKESLMLQLYPDAELRESHTIDVLMGRLRKKLQLVYDADVITTVRGQGYRFDLVASS, encoded by the coding sequence ATGCGCGTACTGGTTGTTGAAGATAATGTGTTGCTGCGCCATCACCTCACCGTTCAGATGAAAGAAATGGGCCATCAGGTTGATGCGGCTGCCGATGCTAAAGAAGCGGATTATTTCTTGCATGAACATGCCCCTGATATCGCTATTCTGGACTTGGGATTGCCTGTTGAAGATGGTATGACGCTGATTCGCCGTTGGCGCAATCAGCAAGTGAAGCTGCCCATTTTGGTGCTAACGGCGCGAGAAAGCTGGCAGGATAAAGTGGCGGTGCTTGAAGCCGGTGCTGATGATTATGTAACGAAGCCCTTTCATCTTGAGGAAGTCGTTGCCCGAATGCAGGCGCTGATGCGACGCAACAGCGGTCTGGCTTCCCAGTTAATCAGTTTACCACCGTTCGAAATTGATCTGTCGCGTCGTGAATTAATGGTGGCGGGTACACCGATTAAACTCACGGCATTTGAATACACGATTATAGAGACGCTGATTCGTAACAACGGTAAGGTGGTCAGCAAGGAGTCACTCATGCTGCAACTTTACCCTGATGCAGAATTGCGTGAAAGCCACACTATTGATGTGTTGATGGGACGTCTGCGTAAAAAATTGCAATTGGTGTATGATGCCGACGTCATCACTACCGTACGAGGCCAAGGCTATCGTTTTGATTTGGTCGCCTCTTCATAG
- a CDS encoding ribosomal protein uL16 3-hydroxylase, with product MDYQLNLDWPSFMANYWQKRPVVIKQGFTDFIDPISPDELAGLAMENEVDSRLVSHDAGQWQVSHGPFDSFDHLGEHNWSLLVQAVDHWHDASAALMRPFRYIPDWRTDDLMISFSVPGGGVGPHIDQYDVFIIQGTGQRRWRVGEKIPLKQHCPHPDLLQVDPFEPIIDELMSPGDILYIPPGFPHEGYSLENALNYSVGFRSPNGRELVSGFADYVLARELGSYRYSDPDIPEREHPATVLPQELDALQKMMLDLVQQPEHFQRWFGEFITQSRHELDIAPPEPPYQPGEVYELLQQGSALRRLNGLRVLCVAEQCFVNGECLDTPHHSAALALSEQLTLEGGVLGDALEDPSFLAKLTVFINSGYWYFMD from the coding sequence ATGGATTATCAACTGAATCTCGATTGGCCATCTTTCATGGCGAATTACTGGCAAAAACGCCCTGTGGTGATCAAACAGGGTTTTACCGATTTCATCGATCCCATATCGCCCGATGAACTTGCCGGGCTGGCAATGGAAAACGAAGTTGACAGTCGTTTAGTCAGCCATGATGCAGGCCAGTGGCAAGTCAGCCACGGTCCTTTCGACAGCTTTGACCACTTGGGTGAACACAACTGGTCCTTGCTGGTGCAGGCCGTTGACCATTGGCATGACGCCTCAGCGGCATTGATGCGCCCGTTTCGTTATATCCCCGACTGGCGCACCGATGACTTGATGATCTCATTCTCGGTGCCGGGCGGCGGCGTAGGGCCGCATATCGACCAGTATGATGTCTTCATCATTCAAGGGACCGGACAGCGCCGCTGGCGCGTCGGAGAAAAGATCCCCCTGAAGCAGCACTGCCCTCACCCGGATCTTCTCCAGGTGGATCCGTTCGAGCCGATTATTGATGAGCTGATGTCTCCGGGGGATATTCTCTATATTCCGCCCGGCTTTCCCCATGAAGGTTATTCATTGGAAAATGCGCTCAATTACTCGGTCGGCTTTCGGTCACCAAACGGGCGCGAACTGGTCAGCGGTTTTGCCGATTATGTGCTGGCTCGGGAGTTGGGGAGCTATCGTTATAGCGATCCTGATATCCCTGAACGTGAACACCCGGCCACGGTATTGCCCCAGGAACTGGATGCACTGCAAAAAATGATGCTGGACCTGGTGCAGCAGCCAGAACACTTCCAGCGCTGGTTTGGTGAATTTATTACGCAATCACGCCACGAGCTGGATATCGCGCCGCCGGAACCGCCGTATCAACCCGGTGAAGTTTACGAATTACTTCAGCAGGGGTCTGCTTTACGCCGGTTAAACGGATTACGCGTGCTCTGTGTGGCAGAACAGTGCTTTGTCAATGGAGAGTGCCTTGACACCCCACACCATAGCGCTGCGCTCGCCCTGTCAGAGCAGTTGACGTTGGAAGGTGGCGTGTTGGGAGATGCACTGGAAGATCCTTCTTTCCTGGCCAAACTGACCGTTTTCATTAACAGCGGCTATTGGTATTTTATGGATTAA
- the phoQ gene encoding two-component system sensor histidine kinase PhoQ: MRVKRLPFSLHVRFLLAAVAIVLALSLSYGAVAIIGYSVSFDKTSFRLLRGESNLFYRLAQWKDHQLSVTMPSDMDISYPTLVLIYDQDGKMLWREREVPELEALIKPECLTKTDYHELDTNTQTSSAVLKGDAQVLSKLTRFSSKVEETPFTHSIAVNTYPATESLPALTIVVIDKIPQELQQADMVWEWFSYVFIANLLLVLPLLWLAAHWSLHPIKTLAEQVADLENGTREQLDENPPRELYSLVRNLNILLNNERKRYQKYRTALTDLTHSLKTPLAVLQTTLRALRTDKEVHIEQAEPVMLAQISRISQQIGYYLHRASMRYEHNLLLREVHSVPALLDGLCSALNKVYQRKGVVITLDISPELTFVGEKNDFMEVLGNVLDNACKYSLEFVEVSAQYSDHRLHLLIDDDGPGILRSQREMIFQRGQRADTLRPGQGIGLSVALDIIEQYEGEIIITDSVLGGARVETIFGRQHPHPD, from the coding sequence ATGCGTGTAAAAAGACTGCCATTCTCCTTACATGTTCGTTTTCTGCTTGCTGCTGTCGCTATAGTGCTGGCCCTGTCGCTGTCTTACGGGGCCGTCGCTATCATTGGCTACAGCGTCAGTTTCGATAAAACGTCATTCCGTTTACTGCGCGGCGAAAGCAACCTGTTTTATCGGCTGGCGCAGTGGAAGGATCATCAACTTAGCGTCACCATGCCCTCCGACATGGATATCAGCTATCCCACGCTGGTGCTGATTTACGATCAGGACGGCAAAATGCTCTGGCGCGAACGCGAAGTACCGGAACTGGAAGCGCTGATCAAACCCGAGTGCCTGACAAAAACCGATTATCACGAACTGGATACCAACACCCAAACCAGCAGTGCGGTACTCAAAGGTGATGCACAAGTCCTCAGCAAGCTAACCCGCTTTAGCAGCAAAGTGGAAGAAACACCGTTCACCCACTCCATCGCGGTCAATACCTATCCGGCTACAGAAAGTCTGCCCGCCCTAACCATCGTCGTGATTGATAAAATTCCCCAGGAACTGCAACAGGCAGATATGGTGTGGGAATGGTTTAGCTATGTTTTTATCGCCAATTTACTGCTAGTACTGCCTTTACTCTGGCTCGCCGCCCACTGGAGCTTGCACCCGATTAAGACGCTGGCAGAACAGGTTGCCGATTTAGAAAATGGCACCCGAGAACAGCTTGATGAGAATCCACCGCGTGAACTCTATAGTCTGGTGCGCAACCTCAACATTCTTCTCAATAACGAACGTAAGCGTTATCAAAAATACCGTACGGCGCTAACGGATCTAACGCATAGCCTGAAAACGCCTCTTGCCGTGCTACAAACCACATTACGTGCGTTACGTACGGATAAAGAAGTGCATATCGAGCAGGCAGAACCGGTGATGCTGGCGCAAATCAGCCGCATCTCACAGCAAATAGGTTACTATCTGCATCGCGCGAGTATGCGTTATGAGCACAATCTGTTGCTGCGTGAGGTGCACTCCGTTCCTGCACTGCTGGATGGCCTGTGTTCCGCGTTAAACAAAGTGTATCAGCGTAAAGGCGTCGTCATCACATTGGATATTTCTCCGGAATTGACCTTTGTCGGCGAGAAAAACGACTTTATGGAAGTGCTGGGTAACGTGCTCGATAACGCCTGCAAATACAGTCTGGAGTTTGTTGAAGTGAGCGCACAGTATTCGGACCATCGCCTGCATCTGCTGATCGATGATGATGGCCCTGGCATACTGCGCAGCCAACGTGAAATGATTTTCCAACGTGGTCAACGGGCGGATACGCTGCGCCCCGGCCAGGGCATTGGGCTCTCTGTCGCGCTGGATATTATCGAGCAATATGAAGGGGAAATTATCATCACCGACAGTGTTCTTGGTGGTGCCCGCGTTGAAACCATTTTTGGCCGCCAGCATCCGCATCCAGACTAA